A stretch of Desulfarculaceae bacterium DNA encodes these proteins:
- a CDS encoding branched-chain amino acid ABC transporter permease, with protein sequence MLEYIPQLIVNGIVLGSIYVLVALGLTLIFGIIDVVNFAHGEFYMIGAFVAFLCVDNLGLPYPVAIVATAVIVGIFGFLTEKVIIRSLRKRDPHPINYVLVTVGLSTFLLYGINFIFGPDLRRIPSPYMKQVIHFANVYLTTQRLLVVLVAVLLVALLAYFVKYSSLGNQMRATAQNYQAARIVGVNTDRVFASTFLIGSMLAGVAGALVGAMFVTEPAMGIHIIVKAFIVVIVGGMGSITGSIVAGLGLGLLETLAGAVMPAEFLDIIGFSIMILVLLTKPTGIFGSKGGARA encoded by the coding sequence ATGCTTGAGTACATCCCTCAGCTCATCGTCAACGGGATCGTACTGGGCAGCATCTACGTCCTGGTGGCCCTGGGCCTTACCCTTATCTTCGGCATCATCGACGTGGTCAACTTTGCCCACGGCGAGTTCTACATGATCGGGGCCTTTGTGGCCTTTTTGTGCGTGGACAACCTGGGCCTGCCCTATCCGGTGGCCATCGTGGCCACGGCGGTAATCGTGGGGATCTTCGGCTTCCTCACCGAAAAGGTCATCATCCGCTCCCTGCGCAAGCGCGACCCGCACCCCATCAATTACGTGCTGGTTACCGTGGGGCTCTCCACCTTCCTGCTCTACGGCATCAACTTCATCTTTGGGCCGGACCTCCGGCGCATCCCCTCTCCCTACATGAAGCAGGTCATCCACTTCGCCAACGTCTACCTCACCACCCAGCGCCTGCTGGTGGTCCTGGTGGCGGTCCTGTTGGTGGCCCTGCTGGCCTACTTCGTCAAGTACTCCTCCCTGGGCAACCAGATGCGGGCCACGGCCCAGAACTATCAGGCCGCGCGCATCGTGGGGGTGAACACCGACCGGGTCTTCGCCTCCACCTTCCTCATCGGCTCCATGCTGGCCGGAGTGGCCGGGGCTCTGGTGGGAGCCATGTTCGTCACCGAGCCGGCCATGGGGATCCACATCATCGTCAAGGCCTTCATCGTGGTGATCGTGGGCGGCATGGGCAGCATCACCGGCTCCATCGTGGCCGGCCTGGGCCTGGGCCTTTTGGAGACCCTGGCCGGGGCGGTAATGCCCGCTGAGTTCCTGGACATCATCGGCTTCTCCATCATGATCCTGGTGCTCTTGACCAAACCCACCGGCATCTTCGGAAGCAAGGGAGGCGCCCGTGCCTAA
- a CDS encoding ABC transporter ATP-binding protein, translating to MAFLKISKLSKSYGGVSANSDISFAIDEGQIVSIIGPNGAGKTTLFDLITGVTRADQGSVKFQGVEMSHLPTSEIAKLGVVRTFQQTKIFRDLTVLEAVMIGNHLHDQTSLWQSLLATRSARAQREAKRERALEILEFMGLAGKQELITQNLPYGEQKLLNIAIALAVRPKLLLLDEPAAGMNPMESLRMLGTIRKIQETGVTVGLVEHNMRLVMNISERVFVLDYGELIAEGKPEEIRANPKVIEVYLGRQASA from the coding sequence ATGGCCTTTCTAAAGATCAGCAAGCTTTCCAAATCCTATGGCGGAGTCAGCGCCAACAGCGACATCAGCTTCGCCATCGACGAGGGCCAGATCGTCAGCATCATCGGCCCCAACGGGGCGGGCAAGACCACTCTGTTCGACCTCATCACCGGGGTGACCCGGGCCGACCAGGGCTCGGTGAAGTTTCAGGGTGTGGAAATGAGCCACCTGCCCACCTCGGAGATCGCCAAGCTGGGGGTGGTGCGCACCTTCCAGCAGACCAAGATTTTCCGGGACCTCACCGTCTTGGAGGCGGTGATGATCGGCAATCACCTGCACGACCAAACCAGCTTGTGGCAGTCCCTGCTGGCCACCCGCTCTGCCCGCGCCCAGCGGGAGGCCAAGCGCGAACGCGCCTTGGAGATACTGGAGTTCATGGGCCTGGCCGGCAAACAGGAGCTCATCACCCAAAACCTGCCCTACGGCGAGCAGAAGCTGCTCAACATAGCCATCGCCCTGGCGGTGCGGCCAAAGCTCTTGCTTTTGGACGAACCGGCCGCGGGCATGAACCCCATGGAGTCGCTGCGCATGCTGGGCACCATTCGCAAGATTCAGGAAACCGGCGTCACCGTGGGCCTGGTGGAGCACAACATGCGCCTGGTCATGAACATCTCCGAGCGGGTCTTTGTCCTGGACTACGGGGAGCTCATCGCCGAGGGCAAGCCCGAGGAGATCCGGGCCAATCCCAAAGTGATCGAGGTGTATCTGGGGAGGCAGGCCAGTGCTTGA
- a CDS encoding carbon-nitrogen hydrolase family protein — MDVALGRLDENRAEILRLASETEADLVVFPECASSGYVFDSAEEAMPYAETVPGPFVDELIALAKAKKRNLAVGLLEKHEGKLYNSAVLITSQGETHLYRKTHMPFIGLDRFTVPGENLGLFDTPLGKVGLAICYDWRFPELARCLALQGADILIGLSNWPTGAVVIPTLLLPARAAENRVWVVSSNRVGEERGAQFIGRSAIIDPDGNTVAGLSADKPGVALAELDLSLARDKRLVKIPGEYEVDLWKDRCPSLYGATAREHENA; from the coding sequence ATGGACGTCGCCCTGGGGCGTCTAGATGAGAACCGAGCCGAGATCCTGCGCCTGGCTTCGGAAACCGAGGCGGACCTGGTGGTGTTCCCCGAGTGCGCCAGCTCGGGCTACGTCTTCGACTCGGCCGAAGAGGCCATGCCCTACGCGGAAACCGTCCCCGGCCCCTTTGTGGATGAGCTCATCGCCCTGGCCAAGGCCAAAAAGCGCAACCTGGCCGTAGGCCTCCTGGAAAAGCACGAGGGCAAGCTTTACAACTCCGCAGTGCTGATCACCAGCCAAGGCGAGACGCACCTTTACCGCAAGACCCACATGCCCTTTATCGGCCTGGACCGCTTCACCGTCCCCGGCGAGAACCTGGGCCTGTTCGACACTCCCCTGGGCAAGGTGGGCCTGGCCATCTGCTATGACTGGCGCTTCCCGGAGCTGGCCCGCTGCCTGGCCTTGCAGGGGGCGGATATCCTCATCGGCCTGAGCAACTGGCCCACCGGGGCCGTGGTGATCCCCACCCTGCTGCTGCCCGCCCGGGCGGCGGAAAACCGGGTGTGGGTGGTCTCGTCCAACCGGGTGGGGGAGGAACGGGGCGCCCAGTTCATCGGCCGCTCGGCCATCATCGACCCGGACGGCAACACCGTGGCGGGCCTGTCGGCCGACAAGCCGGGAGTGGCCCTGGCCGAGCTGGACCTGTCCCTGGCCCGCGACAAGCGCCTGGTCAAGATACCCGGCGAGTACGAAGTGGATCTCTGGAAAGACCGCTGTCCGTCCCTGTACGGGGCCACGGCACGGGAGCACGAGAATGCTTGA
- a CDS encoding ABC transporter ATP-binding protein, with protein MLDLKKLRVFYDNVPALRDVSLSVDSGEIVALIGANGAGKSTTLRAIQGMVKINSGEITWQGRRLTGAPPHKVVRQGIAHCPEGRQVFPDMTIAENLNMGGMVLDDAHRRQELTDYVYESLPRLAERPKQLAGSLSGGEQQMLAIGRALMADPKLLMLDEPSMGLAPILVESIFEMIRVINKQGISILVVEQNAYMALENSTRAYVIESGRIGKSGLSRVLLDDEYVREAYLGI; from the coding sequence GTGCTTGATCTGAAAAAGCTGCGCGTCTTTTACGACAACGTGCCCGCTCTGCGCGATGTATCGCTCAGCGTGGACTCCGGCGAGATTGTGGCCCTGATCGGGGCCAACGGCGCGGGCAAGTCCACTACCCTGCGGGCCATCCAGGGCATGGTCAAGATCAACAGCGGCGAGATCACCTGGCAGGGCCGGCGCCTCACCGGCGCTCCGCCCCACAAGGTGGTGCGCCAGGGCATCGCCCACTGCCCCGAAGGCCGTCAGGTATTCCCGGACATGACCATCGCCGAGAACCTGAACATGGGCGGCATGGTGCTGGACGACGCCCATCGCCGCCAGGAGCTTACCGATTACGTATACGAGAGCTTACCCCGCCTGGCCGAACGACCCAAGCAGCTGGCCGGCAGCCTCTCCGGCGGGGAGCAGCAGATGCTGGCCATCGGCCGGGCCCTTATGGCCGACCCCAAGCTGTTGATGCTCGACGAGCCCTCCATGGGCCTGGCCCCCATTCTGGTGGAGTCGATCTTCGAAATGATCCGCGTCATCAACAAGCAGGGCATCTCCATCCTGGTGGTGGAGCAGAACGCCTACATGGCCCTGGAGAATTCCACCCGGGCCTATGTGATCGAGAGCGGGCGCATCGGCAAGTCGGGCCTGTCCCGGGTGCTCTTGGACGACGAATATGTGCGCGAAGCCTATCTGGGTATCTAG
- a CDS encoding acetamidase/formamidase family protein — MRLTRSEEHTHYKFSASVAPVLTVQPGQSLVVETRDASNGQMRPGLCAPVDRSRLLPVTGPIEVQGARPGDALAVSIEKIDLAPAGHAWLRPGLGIMSLAPEASPYVREFKVGADVELAPGLHVPLRPMVGIMGVATPQEIATRSPGVHGGNLDCVDLTQGNKLLLPVLVAGGNLSLGDVHAAMGEGEVSGSGVEIEAEVSLSVELLPGFALEGPVIITPSKTLFLASAPSLDQAVRAALLRAIKAQVERNGVSQEEAYMFASLAGNARICQVVNGDVTTAFELPKEVLSW, encoded by the coding sequence ATGCGACTCACTCGATCCGAGGAGCACACCCACTATAAATTTTCGGCGTCCGTGGCTCCGGTGCTCACGGTGCAGCCCGGCCAGAGCCTGGTGGTGGAGACCCGCGACGCCTCCAACGGCCAGATGCGCCCCGGCCTTTGCGCCCCAGTGGACCGCTCCCGCCTGCTGCCCGTAACCGGACCCATCGAGGTTCAGGGTGCCCGCCCCGGCGACGCCCTGGCCGTAAGCATAGAGAAAATCGACCTGGCCCCGGCCGGTCACGCCTGGTTACGCCCCGGCCTGGGCATCATGAGCCTGGCTCCCGAGGCATCGCCTTATGTGCGCGAGTTCAAGGTGGGCGCCGACGTGGAGCTGGCCCCTGGGCTGCATGTGCCCCTGCGCCCCATGGTGGGCATCATGGGCGTGGCCACGCCCCAGGAGATCGCCACCCGCTCCCCGGGGGTGCACGGCGGCAACCTGGACTGCGTGGACCTCACCCAGGGCAACAAGCTTTTGCTGCCGGTGCTGGTGGCCGGGGGCAACCTTTCCCTGGGAGACGTGCACGCGGCCATGGGCGAGGGCGAGGTCAGCGGCTCGGGCGTGGAGATCGAGGCCGAGGTGAGCCTCTCGGTGGAGCTGTTGCCCGGCTTCGCCCTGGAAGGCCCGGTCATCATCACCCCCAGCAAGACCCTTTTCCTGGCCTCGGCCCCCAGCCTGGACCAGGCGGTGCGCGCCGCCTTGCTGCGGGCCATAAAGGCCCAGGTGGAGCGTAACGGGGTGAGCCAGGAGGAAGCCTACATGTTCGCCTCCCTCGCGGGCAACGCCCGCATCTGCCAGGTGGTCAACGGAGACGTCACCACCGCTTTCGAACTGCCCAAGGAGGTTTTGTCGTGGTAA
- a CDS encoding ABC transporter substrate-binding protein encodes MKKLIVVATAIMALVATSAWAAGPVKVGVVLPFSGPVGSDGTRTFNGIDLAVKQINAAGGIDVGGQKMPIEIVKEDSTCNPRMSVAAVEKLMTRDKVSVVIGDFCSTSTLADAEVAKRNKVPQVTPISIAPPITKQGNPWIFRNCDSSDMMARAFVKQAINGLKIKRWAFLARNDDYGRGGVKSLSDLVKKEGGEVVAVEYHPQGATDYYTLLTKIRAKKPDGIALIANTAEHSVATNQMGEIGLTKEVRLLDPTSAYFNPDFMKLTGANSNGMAGPTRYVPNIDTPANKKFVEAYQKAYKQVPDKFAMSGYETVYIVAKAIEMAKKTDPAAVRDALTKVKYPSVQGRDIYFDKTNQIVLDEFLIQVKDGKYEILGRVEGEKVLKD; translated from the coding sequence ATGAAAAAGCTTATCGTAGTGGCAACGGCGATCATGGCCCTGGTGGCCACGTCCGCCTGGGCCGCCGGGCCCGTGAAGGTCGGCGTGGTGTTGCCCTTCTCCGGGCCGGTGGGCTCCGACGGCACCCGCACCTTCAACGGCATCGACCTGGCGGTGAAGCAGATCAACGCCGCCGGTGGCATTGATGTGGGCGGCCAGAAAATGCCCATCGAGATTGTCAAAGAAGACAGCACCTGCAACCCGCGCATGTCCGTGGCGGCGGTGGAAAAGCTCATGACCCGCGACAAGGTGTCGGTGGTCATCGGCGACTTCTGCTCCACCAGCACCCTGGCCGACGCCGAGGTGGCCAAGCGCAACAAGGTGCCCCAGGTCACTCCCATCTCCATCGCCCCGCCCATCACCAAGCAGGGCAACCCATGGATCTTCCGCAACTGCGACAGCTCGGACATGATGGCCCGCGCCTTTGTCAAGCAGGCCATCAACGGCCTCAAGATCAAGCGCTGGGCTTTCCTGGCCCGCAACGATGACTACGGCCGGGGCGGCGTGAAGTCGCTGAGCGACCTGGTCAAGAAGGAAGGCGGCGAGGTCGTGGCGGTGGAGTATCACCCTCAGGGCGCCACTGACTACTACACCCTGCTCACCAAGATCCGCGCCAAGAAGCCGGACGGCATCGCCCTGATCGCCAACACCGCCGAGCACTCGGTGGCCACCAACCAGATGGGCGAGATCGGGCTGACCAAGGAAGTGCGTCTGCTGGACCCCACCAGCGCCTACTTCAACCCCGACTTCATGAAGCTCACCGGAGCCAACTCCAACGGCATGGCCGGCCCCACCCGCTACGTGCCCAACATCGACACCCCGGCCAACAAGAAGTTCGTGGAGGCCTACCAGAAGGCTTACAAGCAGGTGCCGGACAAGTTCGCCATGAGCGGCTATGAGACCGTGTACATCGTGGCCAAGGCCATTGAGATGGCCAAGAAGACCGATCCGGCGGCGGTGCGCGACGCCTTGACCAAGGTCAAGTACCCCAGCGTGCAGGGCCGCGACATCTACTTCGACAAGACCAACCAGATCGTGCTGGATGAGTTCCTGATCCAGGTCAAGGACGGCAAGTACGAGATCCTGGGCCGTGTCGAGGGCGAGAAGGTCCTTAAGGACTAG
- a CDS encoding IclR family transcriptional regulator — protein sequence MIQSKEQAEAPGVLKSAQTVLTVLRAFADLPYEASLAEVAQHTGLPKMKAHRALQTLAASGFIFQSPKTKKYRLHYSVLGLSRKFQSGQTVHTIAHDILQDLAVQVGEDVTVAVMDDNQREVVFVDRLSGGARISFFCDVGRRLPLHVGAAAKALLAHLPEEHFERYLEGFTPVEVSPYTITSVEKIRQDRERVLAKGYSYSNQEVDAGVSAVGACVLDANDYPAAAMAIGTLHVNMTARRISELGKLLKKTADEISANLGHGG from the coding sequence ATGATACAGTCCAAAGAGCAGGCGGAAGCCCCCGGAGTCCTCAAATCAGCTCAGACCGTGTTGACGGTTCTAAGGGCTTTTGCCGACTTGCCTTATGAAGCCAGCCTGGCCGAAGTGGCGCAGCACACCGGCCTTCCCAAGATGAAAGCTCACCGCGCCCTGCAAACCCTGGCGGCTAGCGGTTTCATCTTTCAGAGCCCCAAAACCAAGAAGTATCGTCTGCACTATTCGGTGCTGGGTTTGTCGCGCAAATTCCAAAGCGGCCAGACGGTGCACACCATCGCTCACGACATCCTCCAGGACCTTGCCGTTCAGGTCGGCGAGGACGTCACCGTGGCGGTCATGGATGACAACCAGCGGGAAGTGGTTTTCGTGGACCGCCTCTCCGGCGGGGCCCGCATATCCTTTTTCTGCGATGTGGGGCGCCGCCTACCCCTCCACGTGGGCGCGGCCGCCAAGGCCCTTCTGGCCCACCTGCCCGAGGAGCATTTCGAGCGCTATCTGGAGGGCTTCACCCCGGTCGAGGTGAGCCCCTACACCATTACCTCCGTGGAGAAGATCCGCCAGGACCGCGAAAGGGTCCTGGCCAAGGGCTACTCCTACAGCAACCAGGAGGTGGACGCGGGGGTCTCGGCCGTGGGCGCCTGCGTGCTGGACGCCAACGACTACCCGGCGGCCGCCATGGCCATCGGCACCCTGCACGTAAACATGACCGCCCGCCGCATCAGCGAGCTGGGCAAGCTGCTTAAAAAAACCGCCGACGAGATCTCGGCCAATCTGGGCCACGGAGGCTAG
- a CDS encoding polyprenyl synthetase family protein, producing the protein MPSDSDRKTLPGALEPDELRSRVMALAAPADQALEDTLKSHVPYIEQVSRYIIFSGGKRLRPVLYLLASAAAGKQGLARHAAIFEYLHAATLLHDDVIDEAGLRRGRPAARTRYGNDAVILVGDFLFSKSYSLASELPDHRFVTALTDCTTIMAEGQVLELLFTGDFELSVENYRRVIDAKTAVLIAAACQMGAIAAGASPEVIGAFYSYGRELGMAFQMVDDALDYVGSEHEFGKPVGHDLNEGKITLPFIHARDNCAPEERHRLLALAAAAPTDPEAAAQAKELVRLAGGVSHTFDRAWEHAAAAQEALKPLLGNEPPSPEMETLLAVAPYVVQRRN; encoded by the coding sequence GTGCCCAGCGACTCAGACCGCAAAACCCTGCCCGGAGCCCTGGAGCCCGATGAGTTACGCTCCCGGGTGATGGCCTTGGCCGCTCCAGCGGACCAGGCCCTGGAAGACACCCTCAAGAGCCATGTGCCCTACATCGAGCAGGTGAGCCGCTACATCATCTTCAGCGGGGGCAAGCGCCTCAGGCCGGTGCTCTATCTGCTGGCCTCGGCCGCCGCCGGCAAACAGGGCCTGGCCCGCCACGCCGCCATCTTCGAATACCTGCACGCGGCCACCCTGCTGCACGACGACGTGATCGACGAGGCGGGGCTGCGGCGCGGCCGTCCGGCGGCACGCACCCGCTACGGCAACGACGCGGTGATCCTGGTGGGCGACTTCCTGTTCTCCAAGAGCTACTCCCTGGCCTCGGAGCTGCCCGACCACCGCTTTGTCACCGCCCTGACCGACTGCACCACCATCATGGCCGAGGGCCAGGTGCTGGAGCTGTTGTTCACCGGCGACTTCGAGCTGTCGGTGGAGAACTACCGCCGGGTCATTGATGCCAAGACCGCGGTGCTCATCGCGGCGGCCTGTCAGATGGGCGCCATCGCCGCTGGCGCGTCCCCTGAAGTCATCGGAGCCTTTTATTCCTACGGCCGTGAGCTGGGCATGGCCTTCCAGATGGTGGATGACGCCCTGGACTACGTGGGCAGCGAGCACGAGTTCGGCAAGCCGGTGGGCCACGACCTCAACGAGGGCAAGATCACCCTGCCCTTTATCCACGCCCGCGACAACTGCGCCCCGGAAGAGCGCCACCGCCTTCTGGCCCTGGCCGCCGCCGCGCCCACCGACCCCGAGGCCGCCGCCCAGGCCAAGGAGCTGGTGCGCCTGGCCGGCGGAGTAAGCCACACCTTCGACCGCGCCTGGGAGCACGCCGCCGCCGCCCAGGAGGCCCTGAAGCCCCTGCTGGGCAACGAGCCCCCCTCGCCGGAGATGGAGACCCTTCTGGCCGTGGCCCCATATGTGGTGCAGCGCCGCAATTAG
- a CDS encoding chitobiase/beta-hexosaminidase C-terminal domain-containing protein, with amino-acid sequence MFCSFGGSATQANFSREICQPASLSEISVTNNFADHVVAANWVWIRMKRILTLPLLIALCFLFIFSPQTNKALAYDNVYAHRDINRCSIDKFARDVSFDIFGKKYKKFKKYNFARNTYEMEGYAIRKSGTFEVETCLRSRNYQKWIEMGGYSADEPELYSSLRHFYDPLKVQIDKHTHRNVTYLTDHASEFLEKVNDFGNFLTGKFIVDPRMDAREWALTGPVRRGYPENKYSLSKGIEYMRRAWAEKNIKMKDKLFAAAWRSCGETMHLLSDMTVPAHVRNDAHPGYPNGKIYTGMRYDPYEYYVTKNHAKIRAWSKLKVATSISGKIGDCTDMNNLFHQVALFTNQSFFSSDTLAGKNRNGQQVRSANGMRPYPKPNLDRCNLDPEGFYVDKRTGFHVAHADWADNTWWNVRNYLRQTYIPAIASDHYALYTDEELVIDQAKVLIPTAVKANCKLLEMFIPEVKVKLKSWDDKNRTITGSITHVLSGVYADKTLYPNQRPLRFNSAGGRGKSWSNIIINKKRFSEVMGDYLLKIDDNKIRIILGKKIELKNNEINLAQLNLFFGGFWVASNDMKLIINDSMRPPLASPPNTDFNDKLNVTLSSPDGGSIVYRLNGGAPTIYSAPITLTETSKIEAYADRDPYSNNSISSKSAVFAYTKVKAAKKSGCWVLAKVISINGCSFYKHECYKVRCSGGSGSWTVHKSKSSCSKNGPKAVSGSGSYSVPPATLIPGDKIKFTATVSGANGYQTSIAVRFYNSSKGIKFNKKGRANRSAAWSNSIARANTSRQGSVPPEANFVVPKDLNVDGLLVISGGGTGGNFQTSMFNLYLYKWRK; translated from the coding sequence GTGTTTTGTAGCTTTGGCGGTTCCGCCACACAAGCGAACTTCTCGCGGGAGATTTGCCAACCCGCAAGCCTGAGCGAAATTTCAGTTACAAATAATTTTGCAGACCACGTAGTGGCGGCAAATTGGGTATGGATCAGGATGAAAAGAATACTAACGCTGCCCCTTTTGATTGCCTTGTGTTTTCTGTTTATTTTTTCACCGCAGACCAATAAAGCTTTGGCCTATGACAATGTATATGCTCATAGAGATATAAATCGGTGCTCAATAGACAAATTCGCACGTGACGTCTCGTTTGATATTTTTGGAAAAAAATATAAGAAATTTAAAAAGTACAATTTCGCACGCAATACCTATGAGATGGAAGGCTATGCCATTCGGAAATCCGGGACTTTCGAGGTTGAAACATGCCTTCGAAGTCGTAATTATCAAAAGTGGATCGAGATGGGTGGATACTCTGCCGACGAACCAGAGTTGTATTCTTCTTTGAGACATTTTTACGACCCCCTGAAGGTGCAGATAGACAAACACACCCATCGAAATGTCACCTACCTTACCGACCATGCAAGCGAATTTTTGGAAAAAGTTAACGATTTTGGTAATTTTCTCACTGGTAAATTTATTGTCGACCCTAGAATGGATGCGCGTGAATGGGCTCTGACAGGACCGGTGCGCAGAGGTTATCCGGAAAACAAGTATAGCCTTTCCAAAGGCATAGAATATATGCGGAGGGCTTGGGCAGAAAAAAACATCAAGATGAAAGACAAACTTTTTGCTGCTGCCTGGCGATCTTGTGGGGAGACAATGCATCTCCTTTCTGACATGACTGTGCCCGCCCATGTCCGTAATGATGCCCACCCTGGTTATCCCAATGGGAAAATTTATACAGGCATGAGATACGATCCGTATGAATATTATGTAACAAAAAATCATGCCAAGATTAGGGCCTGGTCTAAGCTGAAGGTCGCCACTTCTATTTCTGGTAAAATTGGCGACTGCACTGATATGAATAACCTTTTTCATCAGGTTGCTCTTTTTACAAATCAATCCTTTTTCTCGTCAGACACGCTTGCTGGCAAAAACAGAAATGGTCAACAGGTCCGTAGCGCTAACGGAATGCGCCCCTATCCAAAACCAAACCTCGATCGATGTAATCTAGACCCTGAAGGTTTTTATGTGGACAAAAGAACAGGGTTTCATGTTGCGCATGCTGATTGGGCTGATAACACTTGGTGGAATGTTCGAAATTATCTCCGGCAAACTTATATTCCTGCTATTGCGAGCGACCATTATGCATTATACACCGATGAAGAACTCGTTATTGATCAGGCGAAAGTGCTGATTCCTACAGCAGTAAAAGCCAATTGCAAACTGTTAGAGATGTTTATTCCCGAAGTGAAAGTTAAACTTAAAAGTTGGGACGATAAAAACAGAACTATTACAGGCTCTATCACCCATGTCCTGTCCGGCGTTTATGCTGACAAGACTCTGTATCCGAATCAGAGGCCTCTACGGTTCAACAGTGCGGGAGGTAGAGGTAAATCTTGGTCAAATATAATCATAAACAAAAAACGGTTCTCCGAAGTCATGGGAGACTATTTACTGAAGATAGATGACAATAAAATAAGAATCATATTAGGTAAGAAAATAGAACTAAAAAACAATGAAATAAACCTTGCACAATTGAATTTATTTTTTGGTGGTTTCTGGGTTGCGTCAAACGATATGAAGCTAATTATTAACGATTCTATGCGTCCTCCATTAGCCTCTCCACCCAATACAGATTTTAATGACAAATTAAATGTAACCTTGAGTAGCCCAGATGGCGGATCTATTGTTTATCGCTTAAATGGTGGTGCCCCGACAATTTATTCGGCCCCGATTACCTTAACAGAAACTAGTAAGATCGAAGCTTATGCAGATAGAGACCCTTATAGCAATAACTCAATTTCATCCAAGAGTGCAGTTTTCGCATATACGAAAGTTAAGGCTGCCAAAAAATCCGGCTGCTGGGTTTTGGCCAAGGTAATCTCTATTAACGGATGTTCGTTTTATAAACACGAATGCTATAAGGTGCGTTGTTCTGGTGGTAGTGGGTCTTGGACGGTACATAAAAGTAAATCTAGCTGCAGTAAGAACGGCCCGAAGGCTGTATCAGGTTCCGGTTCTTATTCTGTGCCACCCGCAACATTGATTCCCGGTGATAAAATCAAGTTTACAGCTACCGTGAGTGGAGCAAATGGTTACCAAACATCTATAGCAGTGCGCTTTTATAATTCCTCAAAAGGAATTAAATTTAATAAAAAAGGGCGCGCAAATCGCAGCGCGGCTTGGAGTAACTCGATAGCAAGAGCTAATACTTCTCGTCAGGGAAGTGTCCCACCCGAAGCCAATTTTGTTGTGCCGAAGGATTTAAATGTTGACGGTCTTTTGGTAATTTCAGGAGGCGGAACCGGCGGAAACTTTCAAACTTCAATGTTTAATTTGTATTTATATAAATGGAGAAAGTAG
- a CDS encoding branched-chain amino acid ABC transporter permease codes for MPKFASKGIIILAALALPVVFNEAFYQHIMITAVINIILAVSLGVIVGYIGELSLAHGAFYGIGAYTSALLMVKLGLPFVAAFPLSIVAAGIMGFIIGIPALRLSGHYFAIATLGFQGIVVLLIINLVDLTRGPMGLPGIPSPGTLDIFGLSISFGDKLPFYYLAFAVMIVVLILVRNLLRYKFGEAFIATREDPLLAASLGVHPRNSRMLAFVAGTALAGAAGSLYAHYTMFISPDSFTLGESIYLVTMVIIGGRGTIVGPVIGAVILTGLPEVLRFTGDLQFVIYGLMLMLVVIFLPKGIVGLRGRSARPAMPLESEAAE; via the coding sequence GTGCCTAAGTTCGCCTCCAAGGGAATAATCATCCTGGCCGCCCTGGCCCTGCCGGTGGTGTTCAATGAGGCCTTTTACCAGCACATCATGATCACCGCGGTGATCAACATCATCCTGGCGGTTAGCCTGGGGGTGATCGTGGGCTACATCGGCGAGCTCTCGTTGGCCCACGGCGCCTTTTACGGCATCGGGGCCTACACCTCGGCCCTGCTCATGGTCAAGCTGGGCCTGCCCTTCGTGGCCGCCTTCCCCCTGTCCATCGTGGCCGCGGGCATCATGGGCTTCATCATCGGCATCCCGGCCCTGCGCCTGAGCGGGCATTACTTCGCCATCGCCACCCTGGGCTTCCAGGGCATCGTGGTGCTTCTGATCATCAACCTGGTGGACCTGACCCGGGGTCCCATGGGCCTGCCGGGCATCCCCTCGCCGGGCACCCTGGACATCTTCGGCCTTAGCATCTCCTTCGGCGACAAGCTGCCATTTTATTACCTGGCCTTCGCGGTGATGATCGTAGTGCTCATCCTGGTGCGCAACCTGTTGCGCTACAAGTTCGGCGAGGCCTTTATCGCCACCCGGGAAGACCCGCTGTTGGCCGCCTCCCTGGGGGTGCACCCGCGCAACAGCCGCATGCTTGCCTTTGTGGCGGGCACCGCCCTGGCCGGCGCGGCGGGCAGCCTCTACGCCCACTACACCATGTTCATCAGCCCGGACTCCTTCACCTTGGGCGAGTCCATCTACCTAGTGACCATGGTCATCATCGGCGGGCGGGGCACCATCGTGGGGCCGGTGATCGGGGCGGTGATCCTCACCGGGCTGCCCGAGGTGCTGCGTTTCACCGGGGACCTGCAATTCGTCATCTACGGCCTGATGCTCATGCTGGTGGTGATCTTCCTGCCCAAGGGCATCGTGGGGCTGCGGGGGCGCTCGGCGCGGCCCGCCATGCCGCTGGAAAGCGAGGCGGCGGAATAA